A single Triticum dicoccoides isolate Atlit2015 ecotype Zavitan chromosome 2A, WEW_v2.0, whole genome shotgun sequence DNA region contains:
- the LOC119357765 gene encoding protein YABBY 7-like, translating into MSSSASRPALGLDERLGYVQCRFCATILLVSVPCSGLLKMVAVQCGCCAGVLSVSVASPPPPPPPPSVELPLQSVYQTDGWNRSWALIRRRENGRTTAAPATTTTTTGRERSWRRVPLPSTNVDKLTRLFLCTGRQIMSYASFAAPVRKQRTPSAYNCFIKEEIKRIKAMEPDITHKEAFSTAAKNWAHLPRIQHKGD; encoded by the exons atgtcgtcgTCGGCGTCTCGGCCAGCTCTCGGCCTCGACGAGCGGCTCGGCTACGTGCAGTGCAGGTTCTGCGCCACCATCTTGCTG GTGAGCGTGCCGTGCAGCGGCCTTCTCAAGATGGTGGCCGTGCAGTGCGGCTGCTGCGCCGGCGTCCTCTCCGTCAGCGTGGCTTctccccctccgccgccgccgccgccgtccgtcgaGCTGCCTCTTCAG TCTGTATACCAAACTGACGGGTGGAACAGGAGCTGGGCATTGATCCGCCGCCGAGAGAATGGTCGGACGACAGCAGCGCCGgcaacgacaacgacgacgacgggGAGGGAGAGGTCGTGGAGAAGAGTGCCACTGCCGTCAACAAACGTAGACAAACTTACCCGTCTTTTCTTGTGCACCGGCAGACAGATCATGAGCTATGCTTCTTTTGCAGCGCCGGTGAGGAAGCAGCGGACGCCGTCGGCATACAACTGTTTCATCAA GGAAGAGATAAAGAGGATTAAAGCCATGGAGCCTGACATCACCCACAAAGAAGCATTCAGCACGGCTGCTAAAAAC TGGGCTCACTTACCCAGAATTCAGCACAAGGGAGACTGA
- the LOC119354061 gene encoding pre-mRNA-splicing factor 18-like has protein sequence MDLLRKELEKKRKAATADFGGKNFVRRSELEDKQLQKRRQIPAKVPSVPTPNSSAASDPTNSNADPAQAGGGNPNPSSSAAAASVPPALAGKKAPPEDTLHSEERRIDELVLPRNEVMRRLRVLREPVTLFGEDDADRLDRLKLVLKSGAIDDIDDLEMTEGQTNDFLRDMIELRMRQKAGRDAYGKGKGKRVGAGDGGEGGALGDDVDEGDGDARRSGDDADADKDSKRMKTKFEELCDEDKILVFFKRLLNEWNQELDDMTELEKRSAKGKSMFATFKQCARYLSPLFEFCRKKVLPDDIRKALLFIVDCCMKRDYLQAMDQYIKLAIGNAPWPIGVTMVGIHERSAREKIYTNSVAHIMNDETTRKYLQSIKRLMTLCQRRYPALPSKSVEFNSLANGSDLQALLSEEKNPTKGPSEDRLRLMPASKE, from the exons ATGGATCTCCTGAGGAAGGAGCTGGAGAAGAAGCGGAAGGCGGCGACGGCCGACTTCGGCGGTAAGAACTTTGTCCGGCGGTCGGAGCTGGAGGACAAGCAGCTCCAGAAGCGCCGCCAGATCCCCGCCAAGGTTCCTTCTGTGCCCACCCCCAACTCCTCCGCCGCCTCCGACCCTACCAACTCCAACGCCGACCCCGCCCAGGCCGGGGGcgggaaccctaaccctagctcctccgccgccgcggcctctgTTCCACCCGCCCTCGCGGGGAAGAAGGCCCCGCCGGAGGATACGCTCCACTCCGAGGAGCGCCGCATTGATGAGCTCGTCCTCCCGCGGAACGAGGTCATGCGGCGCCTCCGGGTGCTCCGCGAGCCGGTCACGTTATTTGGGGAGGACGACGCCGACCGCCTTGATCGCCTCAAGCTCGTGCTCAAGTCCGGAGCGATTGACGACATTGACGACCTTGAGATGACAGAGGGGCAGACCAACGATTTCCTCCGTGACATGATTGAGCTCCGCATGCGGCAGAAGGCTGGTCGAGACGCCTATGGCAAGGGCAAAGGCAAGCGTGTAGGTGCTGGTGATGGAGGTGAGGGCGGCGCCCTGGGAGACGATGTGGATGAAGGGGACGGGGATGCCCGGAGGAGTGGGGATGATGCTGATGCAGACAAGGACTCAAAGCGAATGAAGACCAAGTTTGAGGAGCTTTGTGACGAAGACAAGATCTTAGTCTTCTTCAAGAGGTTGCTCAATGAGTGGAACCAGGAGCTGGATGATATGACAGAGCTGGAGAAGCGTTCGGCAAAGGGAAAGTCAATGTTTGCAACGTTCAAGCAGTGTGCGCGGTATCTCAGTCCCCTGTTTGAGTTCTGCAGGAAGAAG GTTCTTCCCGATGACATCCGTAAAGCATTGCTCTTTATTGTGGACTGCTGCATGAAGCGTGATTATTTGCAAGCAATGGACCAATACATCAAGCTGGCCATTGGCAACGCGCCATGGCCTATTGGAGTCACTATGGTTGGTATCCACGAGCGTTCTGCCCGAGAGAAGATTTACACGAACAGTGTGGCTCATATCATGAACGACGAGACCACTCGCAAGTACCTTCAGTCGATCAAGAGGCTCATGACCCTTTGCCAGCGTCGTTATCCTGCTCTGCCCTCCAAATCAGTGGAGTTCAACAGCTTGGCAAATGGGAGTGACCTGCAGGCCCTTCTATCGGAGGAGAAGAATCCGACGAAAGGTCCTTCTGAGGACAGGCTCCGGCTGATGCCAGCATCAAAAGAGTGA